The sequence AGATCACACACCGCTCCATAGACTACAGTGATTAGGAACAATGTCTCGCCTACGCGGGATCCGGGCTTGCCATGACTGATCCAGATGTCTCTCTGGCGGTAGGACGACACACCAAAATTGACCGGACGCGGGTGCCGGCCCTGATTGCTCAGTACCTGCCAGTTGAGATCTGCATCTACTATCAGGTGGTGCCGGTTGCCCTGGATACCGACAGCTTAATTTTGGGCATGGTGGATCCTCAAGATTTGGCGGCGCTGGACTACGTGGGCAAAATGCTGGCCTATTCGCAAATTTCTGTCGAGCCAATCCCGCTGACCTTTGAGGAGCAACAGGATCTGATCGCCTACTACTTTAGCCATCCCCCCGATCCGACAGAGGTGGCTCGGCTGCGGTCCCAAGCCCAAGCCAACCGGGTGACCCGAGAGGTGCCCGCCCCCAAAGCTGGGCCAGAAACCCAAATGGCCCCGGCCCCCAATCTTCCTCCTCCAGCCAAACAAACGGCTCCCCCTGCGCCGCCAACTGAATCGGAAGAAACGGTTCAACAGTTGCTCAACTCGATGTTGCGGCGAGCTTTGGATGAACGGGCCGATCAAATTTTTGTGGAGCCTCAGGAGGGGGTGTTGTGTCGGGTGCGCTACCGCCAGCAGGGTATTTTACGGGATCTGTTCAAGGAACTGTCTGAATCAGTGCGGGCCAAGTTGCTGGCCAGTATGAAGCGGATGATGATGTTGGATCCGGCGTTGATCGGAGAAGCTCAGCAGGCGGAAGTGGAGCGGGTGTATAAAGGCGAACCGCTGGTGTTGCAGTTGCGAGTTATCCCGCAGCGCTCCAAAGAAGGGGCAATTCTGAATATCCTACGAGGCGAAGCCCTCCAGAAATATCAGCAGAACCAGAACAACATCCGCGTCACCGAAGCTCTGGCCCTCGCTCAACAAACCCACCAAATGATGCAACAACTGCAAATGACCCTGAGCAGCACGGTTGATAAGCTCAAGCAGTATCCCAGTCCCCCCAATAGCGACTGGCCCCTGATGACGGAAACTCTGGCGGCGATTCAAGC comes from Thermostichus vulcanus str. 'Rupite' and encodes:
- a CDS encoding general secretion pathway protein — encoded protein: MTDPDVSLAVGRHTKIDRTRVPALIAQYLPVEICIYYQVVPVALDTDSLILGMVDPQDLAALDYVGKMLAYSQISVEPIPLTFEEQQDLIAYYFSHPPDPTEVARLRSQAQANRVTREVPAPKAGPETQMAPAPNLPPPAKQTAPPAPPTESEETVQQLLNSMLRRALDERADQIFVEPQEGVLCRVRYRQQGILRDLFKELSESVRAKLLASMKRMMMLDPALIGEAQQAEVERVYKGEPLVLQLRVIPQRSKEGAILNILRGEALQKYQQNQNNIRVTEALALAQQTHQMMQQLQMTLSSTVDKLKQYPSPPNSDWPLMTETLAAIQAQAQMIAAYQQDWEKLNSGS